In the genome of Deltaproteobacteria bacterium, the window CGGCAGGTGGCGAATGCGGCGGCACGCCCCCGCCAGGGCGCGCAGGGTGCGCGGCCGGAAGCCCAGGGGATTGGCCTCGAAATCGTAGTCGTTGAACACCGACCATGCCCAGCCGATGACGGCGTCGGCGTGGATGTGCGGCCGGTAGGCGAGTCCGAACTCGTCCACCAGTGTGTCCCGCATCGCCGCGATGGCCTTGAGGTCGTCGAGACCGAAGGAGTCGGTGGTGCCCATGGTGGCGATGATGGCGGCGATCTTCCGGCCTTCCGACAGAGCCTTGCGGGCGGCCTCCTCCAGTTGGGCCACATCGATCTCGTTGTCCGGAGTCGTCGGCACCGTAATCAGGTTGCGCGTCCCCAGCCCGAGCCAGCCGGCGATGTTGGCGGCGCAGTAGTGCCCGGTGTCCGACACCAGGATCACGGCGTCCTGAGACACACCGTTCTGAATGGTGTCCGGGCAAGCCTTCTCCAACCCCATCTTCACCCCGTAGAGAGAGGTGCCGGTGCCGCCGAAGGTGAACACCCCGCCGGACCGCTCCGGGTCGTAGCCGATGAGCCCGGCGGTGATGCCCGAGGCCTCCACCTCCGCCAGCGCCACGAGCCGGCTGTACTCGTCCCAGGCGATGTTGGGGTTGTACAGGGAGGCCAACAGGACGCCGATCACGCTGGGGATGGTGGGCGGCGGGATCACGTTCTGCTGCGTGCGCGGATGGCCGAATAGCGTCATGCCGC includes:
- a CDS encoding pyridoxal-dependent decarboxylase; this encodes MSTPYRDILDEVRLAFPQPISDPIHDSYFIHSIMRALDQVDALKGELPILGELTSGDFETARTATLREGTSSVEAVTADLVGYLRGMTLFGHPRTQQNVIPPPTIPSVIGVLLASLYNPNIAWDEYSRLVALAEVEASGITAGLIGYDPERSGGVFTFGGTGTSLYGVKMGLEKACPDTIQNGVSQDAVILVSDTGHYCAANIAGWLGLGTRNLITVPTTPDNEIDVAQLEEAARKALSEGRKIAAIIATMGTTDSFGLDDLKAIAAMRDTLVDEFGLAYRPHIHADAVIGWAWSVFNDYDFEANPLGFRPRTLRALAGACRRIRHLP